One window of Watersipora subatra chromosome 3, tzWatSuba1.1, whole genome shotgun sequence genomic DNA carries:
- the LOC137392112 gene encoding bromodomain adjacent to zinc finger domain protein 2B-like isoform X3 encodes MDNVRANNATTNGSTSRADSSNISSAENAYAQAMQRILEQQQMANLADINQAAASSMLAYNNPYVMASLATLGAGFSGMPPLAGLPGMAGMIGPDYQSAMAAMAGSFPAAAMYSPATLAYPSMPFTAADYASTLAAYASSLASNPSQITQSSAVSSDREHASPILSNRSSAGGAARSGSSRQSTPLRTSSTPLQSTTLSHRATPTDPSSTNKSLAPSPKKPRLSGSKRDKTCAKEVPHTDMDTFYKGLTADEFDVNTHFKNSLGNLYDNGLLVDKQSSPVAVSSSHLHDTGGDAAVDEESAGLDLSVKSKPTATAGQTESSCDTNDTAVRKSVIQVSKPLIPATVSSTRLSDASKLSHSSEKASLSALGSQSKPYSKISSDGAAGERSGDQYSALPNLKRLSEQLKNEPSEVSLPSNETKSKNVLSLLKRNPAAPAETKVKRRARKAKASIELPSTTLPPMALSQPNLEEERDEIKRKLERDMKQPRFAGRGSQKAGRPLQKRGGGRGRGRRRVNQARQILDGQDMPPEQAMPEPIRPKRSYIRTKISKEKPVNMEKLMIPFEYDWRRETRLRGISKSGKIIGEVFYYTPSDKRVRSYNDVHKYLKQVQESYKRGLTDEKGLPIGSKASEDSLVAEEERATPPISNTDHLIDKSASTNDSTATTGERAVTSMTNGWPESEQKEKESSAPKTRVYDSSEDKTHSKGMKMPHQWEMLTKEHFSFNTRVKLGDFMEQKPGEKYVLLNDTERDERIESSNEKRNKQLEKFNKMKAKKEAVKETARRLELAKVEKEIRERQRLSLINSKLMETRRREEERRRLHMDKIIQKERKHEIRKRQLELTRELKQPTEDLRLPNVKALPTLNRIPGMKLPAKVFANVLQFHQFITNFYDCLELKHSIPTLNMLQQALLADNRQSKQALDKVLCHLLGFGLSDPGVRNSAKFTNELGQKLSKCIVDEFNFSEILRIFIMERNGSCTRLSRELETKPFVSLTAELKSEAMVWLCDELNTSQAVTNEIDNNMEQVLNHRRDKWELEGKIREVKTNATLEGVGKASRPKDMDQSDQSDNDEDQNTDQLPTFHSNKSQTSGTPTKQMGEDKPDGEDKKLEKLLKQYSKCCKDVVTRSSTVRTFPYGMDRYRRYYWCLPSFKGILVESSESSVHKLSSDPTDLNLTLKSPAELPPADSRPEVDKESISQNVLEASDATSLEPATSSISTSILSTCASSIACDKTISPSNFDLSRSVPNGLKPSNHSISSWLSSAIDQFFAPKSTNNSSSQSSSPCAASTSAADLKPTTSNSSVSMATGADFTSSDGLDTWFELDRKLPCDKLQRFSSQLIANSLAFMNCVTGSEEQKELEALERLAAKAALLDQARPLPPDVQKGWWIITDSEQVKSVSTSLHPRALRERLLNRSLNKHKEKIEIMCSDQNMRTDVDFECDERDSEIAKSAYQAVVVDDSSTWLEKQCRPIELTILDKVEDLEERVYQASIYTKNWADKKKHDATDLELVVTPATEVAEGQKRIIDLVKEKLLLLEAGVERRYLKPPFIKSTTLHLADIVSSKSSVNGTGEGSDADSEDTAEDSKASEDNCSKGLLDWQRAVRGAVNMSQLYISLVQLETCIAWEKSVMRVLCQVCRSDDKEDQLLLCDSCDKGYHTYCFRPKMLTIPNGDWYCWECKSKASSIAHCIRCGKPTGKMAQCHKCPQAIHLDCCSPSLSRVPRKYTCGHCLQLTNQNTHKRRRRSKHKTYESASESDDMAAQESTDEEREEDSADMSVCREIMTEIESHKDAEPFLEPVDTKAFPQYKKYIKQPMDLSKISEKLTNNQYASQVEFYDDMILIFDNCLLFNEDSSVVGKSGKVLRRLFQKRWKQSTSS; translated from the exons ATGGATAATGTACGAGCTAACAATGCTACAACAAATGGATCAACGAGTCGTGCCGACTCGTCAAATATTTCCTCGGCTGAAAATGCCTACGCTCAAG CCATGCAGCGGATCCTCGAACAGCAGCAGATGGCCAATCTCGCTGACATAAACCAGGCCGCCGCTTCCAGCATGTTGGCCTACAACAACCCGTATGTAATGGCTTCTTTGGCTACCCTCGGCGCTGGTTTCTCTGGAATGCCTCCCTTGGCTGGACTGCCGGGTATGGCTGGAATGATTGGCCCGGACTACCAGTCAGCCATGGCAGCTATGGCTGGTAGTTTTCCTGCTGCCG CTATGTACTCACCGGCGACCCTTGCATATCCGTCCATGCCTTTTACTGCTGCGGACTACGCGAGCACTCTGGCCGCATATGCCTCCTCTTTGGCTTCGAACCCCTCACAGATTACTCAAAGCAGCGCGGTGTCATCAGACAGAGAGCACGCCAGTCCCATTCTCTCTAACAGATCCAGCGCTGGGGGAGCCGCTCGTAGTGGTAGCTCTAGGCAGAGCACGCCTCTCCGGACCAGCTCTACGCCACTCCAGTCGACCACCTTGTCACATAGAGCTACTCCGACTGACCCTAGTTCCACAAATAAATCCTTGGCACCTTCGCCGAAGAAACCGCGACTCTCTGGTAGCAAGAGAGACAAAACTTGCGCCAAGGAAGTGCCTCACACAGATATGGACACTTTCTACAAG GGCCTGACAGCCGATGAGTTTGATGTAAATACTCATTTTAAGAATTCTTTGGGCAATCTGTATGACAATGGTTTGTTGGTCGACAAACAAAGCAGTCCTGTTGCGGTCTCATCATCTcatttacat GATACTGGAGGAGATGCAGCGGTAGATGAAGAAAGTGCCGGACTCGATTTATCTGTCAAAAGCAAACCAACCGCTACTGCGGGCCAGACAGAATCTTCTTGCGATACAAATGATACAGCAGTGCGCAAGTCTGTCATACAGGTTTCTAAGCCTCTTATTCCTGCAACA GTGAGTTCTACGCGGCTCAGCGAtgcttcaaaattgtcacattcAAGTGAAAAAGCTTCGTTGTCTGCCCTCGGCTCACAGTCTAAGCCATATTCTAAGATAAGCAGTGATGGTGCAGCAGGAGAGAGGTCTGGGGACCAGTACTCTGCTCTGCCCAACCTCAAACGACTTTCTGAGCAGTTGAAGAATGAGCCATCTGAAGTATCGCTGCCATCAAATGA GACCAAGTCTAAGAACGTTCTGTCATTGCTCAAGCGCAACCCAGCGGCACCCGCGGAGACAAAGGTCAAAAGAAGGGCGAGGAAGGCTAAAGCTTCTATAGAGTTGCCATCAACAACCTTGCCACCAATGGCTCTCTCACAG CCCAACCTCGAAGAGGAAAGAGATGAAATAAAGAGAAAGTTAGAGAGAGATATGAAACAGCCGAGGTTTGCTGGCCGCGGATCACAGAAGGCTGGACGACCTCTCCAG AAGCGTGGAGGTGGACGGGGTAGAGGTCGTCGTAGAGTTAATCAGGCTCGACAAATACTGGATGGACAGGACATGCCTCCTGAACAAGCCATGCCAG AGCCGATCAGACCCAAACGCTCATATATCAGGACCAAAATATCCAAAGAAAAGCCAGTCAACATGGAGAAGCTAATGATTCCATTTGAGTACGACTGGCGAAGAGAAACCAGGCTACGGGGCATAAGCAAGAGCGGTAAGATTATTGGAGAAGTGTTCTATTACACTCCGAGTGACAAGCGAGTGAGGAGCTACAACGATGTACACAAGTACCTTAAGCAAGTACAAGAAAGCTACAAAAGAGGCCTAACTGATGAAAAAGGGCTGCCGATTGGCAGCAAGGCTTCAGAAGACTCTCTTGTAGCAGAGGAAGAGAGGGCAACTCCCCCTATAAGCAACA CAGATCACCTGATTGACAAGTCGGCTTCGACTAATGACTCTACAGCTACCACTGGAGAGAGAGCTGTCACATCAATGACTAATGGTTGGCCAGAGTCAGAACAAAAAGAAAAGGAATCATCTGCTCCCAAGACAAGAGTGTACGACTCCAGTGAGGACAAGACACATTCTAAAGGAATGAAGATGCCTCATCAATGGGAGATGCTGACGAAGGAACACTTCTCATTCAACACTAGAGTAAAGCTTGGTGACTTTATGGAACAGAAACCAGGAGAAAAG TATGTGCTGCTCAATGACACGGAGAGAGACGAGAGGATTGAATCATCTAATGAAAAGCGTAACAAACAGCtagaaaaatttaacaaaatgaaGGCAAAAAAAGAGGCGGTGAAAGAAACAGCCCGTAGATTGGAATTGGCGAAAGTTGAGAAAGAG ATCAGAGAGCGGCAGAGACTTAGTCTAATCAACAGTAAGCTTATGGAGACGCGGCGTAGAGAAGAA GAGCGACGACGTCTGCACATGGACAAAATCATTCAGAAAGAACGGAAACATGAAATTAGAAAGCGTCAACTTGAGCTGACAAGGGAGCTTAAACAGCCAACTGAAGATCTCAGGCTACCTAATGTCAAG GCCCTTCCCACACTCAACAGAATTCCAGGGATGAAGCTACCAGCAAAAGTATTTGCAAATGTGCTGCAGTTTCACCAATTCATCACAAACTTCTACGATTGTCTGGAACTCAAGCACAGCATTCCAACACTGAACATGTTGCAGCAGGCGCTGCTAGCTGATAATAGGCAAAGCAAGCAGGCTCTTGACAAGGTCCTATGTCATCTCCTCGGTTTCGGTCTCTCTGATCCAGGTGTTCGTAACTCAGCCAAG TTCACCAACGAGTTGGGGCAGAAACTCAGTAAGTGTATAGTGGATGAGTTTAACTTCTCGGAAATACTTCGAATTTTCATTATGGAAAGGAACGGCTCTTGCACTCGG CTGTCTCGTGAATTGGAGACGAAACCATTTGTGTCACTAACGGCCGAGCTTAAATCGGAAGCTATGGTCTGGCTGTGTGATGAGCTGAACACGAGCCAAGCTGTGACGAACGAGATAGATAACAACATGGAGCAAGTACTGAACCATCGGAGGGATAAGTGGGAACTCGAAGGCAAGATACGAGA AGTAAAGACAAATGCAACCCTAGAAGGAGTCGGGAAAGCGAGTAGACCCAAGGATATGGACCAAAGTGACCAGAGTGATAATGATGAAGATCAGAACACAGATCAGTTGCCCACATTTCACTCCAATAAATCTCAAACATCCGGCACCCCTACAAAACAG ATGGGTGAAGACAAACCTGATGGGGAAGACAAGAAGCTGGAAAAGTTACTTAAGCAGTACAGCAAGTGCTGCAAGGATGTGGTGACTCGGTCAAGTACTGTACGTACCTTTCCTTATGGCATGGACAGGTACCGGCGATATTATTGGTGTCTCCCTTCTTTCAAAGGTATTCTAGTCGAGTCATCCGAGAGTTCGGTACATAAACTATCCAGTGATCCCACTGACCTCAACCTCACGCTCAAGAGTCCAGCGGAACTCCCTCCAGCTGACTCCCGGCCGGAAGTAGATAAAGAAAGTATATCTCAGAACGTTCTAGAAGCTTCTGATGCAACTAGTCTTGAACCAGCCACAAGTTCTATTTCAACCTCAATATTGTCTACCTGCGCAAGTTCTATAGCCTGTGATAAGACTATTAGCCCTAGCAATTTTGACTTGTCTCGTTCTGTTCCAAATGGCTTAAAGCCATCTAACCATAGTATATCCTCCTGGCTGTCTAGTGCCATAGATCAATTCTTTGCTCCTAAGTCAACTAACAACTCGTCTAGTCAAAGCTCTAGTCCATGTGCAGCCAGTACGTCTGCTGCTGATCTCAAACCTACTACCTCCAACAGCTCCGTCAGCATGGCTACCGGAGCAGATTTCACCAGTTCTGACGGCTTGGATACGTGGTTTGAATTGGACAG GAAACTGCCGTGTGACAAGCTGCAGAGGTTCAGCTCACAACTGATCGCCAACTCGTTGGCATTCATGAACTGCGTGACTGGCAGTGAAGAACAAAAGGAATTGGAAGCCTTGGAGAGACTCGCTGCAAAGGCTGCTCTGTTGGACCAAGCTCGGCCTCTACCCCCAG ATGTTCAGAAGGGCTGGTGGATCATAACCGATTCCGAACAAGTCAAATCAGTTTCTACCTCCTTGCATCCAAGAGCTCTTCGCGAGAGACTTTTGAATCGATCATTGAACAAACACAAAGAGAAGATAGAAATTATGTGCTCTGATCAGAATATGCGTACAG ATGTTGATTTTGAATGTGATGAGAGGGACAGCGAGATAGCTAAGTCTGCCTACCAGGCTGTTGTTGTTGACGACTCAAGCACGTGGTTGGAAAAGCAATGCAGACCCATAGAACTAACCATCCTAGACAAGGTGGAAGATTTAGAAGAGAGGGTATATCAGGCCAGCATTTACACAAAG AACTGGGCTGACAAGAAGAAGCACGACGCAACAGATCTTGAGCTTGTGGTAACACCAGCTACAGAGGTGGCTGAAGGACAGAAGAGGATTATAGATCTGGTGAAAGAGAAGCTTTTGCTTCTGGAAGCGGGTGTTGAGCGACGCTACCTCAAGCCTCCGTTCATCAAAAG CACAACTCTTCATCTGGCTGATATAGTCTCTTCGAAGTCATCGGTAAATGGAACCGGAGAAGGTAGTGATGCTGATAGCGAAGACACGGCGGAAGACTCAAAGGCTAGCGAAGACAACTGCAGCAAGGGTCTGCTTGATTGGCAAAG GGCGGTGCGAGGGGCTGTCAATATGTCTCAACTTTACATAAGTTTAGTGCAACTGGAGACATGCATAGCCTGGGAGAAGTCTGTAATGAGAGTGCTGTGTCAAGTGTGCAGGTCAGATGACAAGGAGGACCAACTTTTGTTGTGTGACAGCTGTGACAAAGGCTATCATACCTACTGCTTCAGG CCAAAGATGTTAACGATACCAAATGGTGACTGGTACTGTTGGGAGTGTAAATCTAAGGCTTCAAGTATCGCTCACTGCATCAGATGTGGCAAACCTACCGGCAAGATGGCTCAATGTCACAAATGTCCTCAGGCTATTCACTTAGACTGctgctctccttctctctctag GGTGCCAAGGAAATACACTTGCGGACATTGTCTACAATTAACTAATCAAAATACCCATAAGAGAAGGCGGCGGTCTAAACACAAGACCTATGAGAGTGCAAGTGAAAGTGACGACATGGCTGCTCAAGAGTCGACTGATGAGGAACGGGAAGAAGATTCTGCAGACATGAGCGTGTGTCG GGAAATAATGACAGAAATTGAAAGTCACAAAGATGCTGAACCATTCCTGGAACCAGTTGACACCAAAGCATTTCCACAATACAAAAAGTACATTAAACAGCCTATGGACCTGAGTAAAATCTCTGAGAAACTCACTAACAACCA GTATGCAAGCCAGGTGGAGTTCTATGATGATATGATTCTCATCTTTGACAATTGTTTGCTATTCAATGAAGATAGTTCAGTCGTCGGGAAGTCTGGCAAGGTGTTGAGAAGGCTCTTTCAGAAGAGATGGAAGCAGTCGACTAGTTCTTAA